In Cheilinus undulatus linkage group 16, ASM1832078v1, whole genome shotgun sequence, one DNA window encodes the following:
- the LOC121524529 gene encoding cortexin-2-like, giving the protein MADDLYSSTFSASESDFSSSSSSSSSSASAYILTLEQRAAFVFVLILFIFLGLLIVRCFRILLDPYRSMPSSTWTDYMEKDTFDYRIS; this is encoded by the coding sequence ATGGCTGACGACCTCTACAGCAGCACCTTCTCTGCATCAGAATCAgacttctcttcctcctcctcctcatcgtCCTCCTCAGCGTCTGCATACATCCTCACACTCGAGCAGAGGGCAGCCTTCGTCTTCGtcctcatcctcttcatcttccTGGGCTTGCTGATCGTCCGCTGTTTCCGAATCCTCCTGGACCCGTATCGAAGCATGCCGTCCTCCACCTGGACAGACTACATGGAGAAGGACACCTTCGACTACCGAATTTCCTGA